A region from the Branchiostoma floridae strain S238N-H82 chromosome 9, Bfl_VNyyK, whole genome shotgun sequence genome encodes:
- the LOC118423526 gene encoding calmodulin-alpha-like isoform X1: protein MADKLSEQQIIEFREAFSVYDKDGDGIIAIKELFKVMWSLGQNPTESEMEKILQDVDPDGEGTIDFPDFLTVMAKRQKDTEQEEELRAAFRAFDMDHNGIIDTKELRKVMTDLCDDITNEDIDEMFYHFDKDGDGMISYEEFISVVMAAEKEKDGQP, encoded by the exons ATG GCTGACAAGCTGAGCGAACAACAAATTATAG AATTTCGAGAAGCCTTCAGCGTGTACGACAAGGACGGCGATGGTATCATTGCCATTAAGGAGCTGTTCAAAGTCATGTGGTCTCTGGGACAAAACCCAACCGAAAGTGAGATGGAGAAGATTCTACAAGATGTAGACCCTGACG gGGAAGGGACTATCGATTTTCCTGACTTTCTGACAGTTATGGCGAAACGGCAAAAAGACACAGAACAGGAGGAGGAGCTGCGAGCTGCCTTCAGGGCGTTCGATATGGACCATAACGGCATCATTGA TACAAAGGAGCTGAGGAAAGTCATGACAGATCTTTGTGATGACATCACCAACGAAGACATAGACGAGATGTTTTATCACTTTGACAAAGATGGTGACGGTATGATTTCATACGAAG AGTTCATTAGCGTTGTCATGGCAGCTGAGAAGGAAAAAGATGGACAGCCTTAG
- the LOC118423526 gene encoding calmodulin-alpha-like isoform X2 — protein MADKLSEQQIIEFREAFSVYDKDGDGIIAIKELFKVMWSLGQNPTESEMEKILQDVDPDGEGTIDFPDFLTVMAKRQKDTEQEEELRAAFRAFDMDHNGIIDTKELRKVMTDLCDDITNEDIDEMFYHFDKDGDEFISVVMAAEKEKDGQP, from the exons ATG GCTGACAAGCTGAGCGAACAACAAATTATAG AATTTCGAGAAGCCTTCAGCGTGTACGACAAGGACGGCGATGGTATCATTGCCATTAAGGAGCTGTTCAAAGTCATGTGGTCTCTGGGACAAAACCCAACCGAAAGTGAGATGGAGAAGATTCTACAAGATGTAGACCCTGACG gGGAAGGGACTATCGATTTTCCTGACTTTCTGACAGTTATGGCGAAACGGCAAAAAGACACAGAACAGGAGGAGGAGCTGCGAGCTGCCTTCAGGGCGTTCGATATGGACCATAACGGCATCATTGA TACAAAGGAGCTGAGGAAAGTCATGACAGATCTTTGTGATGACATCACCAACGAAGACATAGACGAGATGTTTTATCACTTTGACAAAGATGGTGACG AGTTCATTAGCGTTGTCATGGCAGCTGAGAAGGAAAAAGATGGACAGCCTTAG
- the LOC118423678 gene encoding calmodulin-alpha-like, with amino-acid sequence MADKLSEQQIIEYREAFSVYDKDGDGIIAIKELFKVMWSLGQNPTEKEMEKILQDVDPDSEGSIDFADFLAVMAKRQKDTEQEEELRAAFRAFDMDHNGTIDTKELRSVMTDLCDDITNEDIDEMFYHFDKDGDGMISYEEFISVVMAAEKEKDGQP; translated from the exons ATg GCTGACAAGTTAAGCGAACAGCAAATTATCG AGTATCGAGAAGCCTTCAGCGTGTACGACAAGGACGGCGATGGCATCATTGCCATTAAGGAGCTGTTCAAAGTCATGTGGTCTCTGGGACAGAACCCCACAGAGAAAGAGATGGAAAAGATTCTACAAGACGTGGATCCTGATA GTGAGGGATCCATCGACTTTGCAGACTTTCTTGCGGTCATGGcaaaaagacagaaagacaCGGAGCAGGAAGAAGAGTTGAGAGCCGCCTTCAGAGCCTTCGATATGGATCATAATGGCACAATTGA TACCAAGGAGCTGAGGAGTGTGATGACAGACCTTTGTGATGACATCACCAATGAAGATATCGACGAGATGTTTTACCACTTTGACAAAGATGGCGACGGCATGATATCGTATGAAG AGTTCATTAGTGTAGTCATGGCGGCagagaaggagaaggatggACAGCCTTAA